Part of the Phycisphaerae bacterium genome, ATTCCAGCCGGACGAACTGGCCGAGGTATTGAAGCACTACGAGATCGGGAAGTTCACGGAGGTGACCGAGTTCGCAAGAGGATCCCACGCCGCGCCCAAGTTGATCCTCACTACGGATCGAGGCAAGTTTCTTCTGAAGCGACGGCCTCAATCCGACATGGACCCTTTCCGAGTGGCGTTCTCGCATTCGCTGCAACGGTACCTTGTCTCGAAGAACTTTCCGCTTCCGCATCTGATCGGAACGCGTGATGAAAACAACTCGATGCTCAAATTGGATCGCCGCATCTACGAAATGTACGAGTTCATCGACGGCGAACATTACAATCAGAGCTGGATCGCCACATACGAAGCGGGCAAGACCCTCGCACTTTACCACAGCCTGGTTGAGCATTTTCATTCCGAGTTCGAGCCGCCCAAGGGCCACTTTCACGATTCAAAGATGGTATATGACTCCTTTCGCCAGATGGGCGAACTGATGATCCAGCGGCCTGCGCTGGCCGGTCGCGGGAGGGAGTTGATAGCGCTGCTGAAGGACCTGAAGCGGGCATATAACCGCGCAGCCCGCGCGGCGAACCGGCTGGGCGTCTCGAATTGGAAACCGCAGATCGTGCATTCGGATTGGCATCCGGGGAATCTCCTATTTCAGGGGGATCACGTTGTTGCGGTCATCGACCACGACTCGGCGCGCATTCGTCCGCGAGCCATGGACGTGGCCAACGGCTGTCTTCAATTTTCCATGGTCACGGGCGGGCGCGACTTATCGACGTGGGAAGCGCGGACGGATATCGTGCGTGCGAAGCGATTTCTTCGCGGCTACGACGAGACAAACGTGCTTTCGAAGGCGGAACTAAGCACGTTGCCCCATCTGATGCAGGAGGTGTTGATCGCGCAGGCGGTTCCGCCAATCCTCCGGACAGGAACGTTCGCGGGGCTGGAAGGCTTCGAATTCCTGAAAGTGGTTCTCGCGAAAATGGAGTGGCTGCGGGAAAACGATTCATTCATCGATCTCGATTCGGAAGACGCATGACACAACTCGAAGGACGACGAACAATTCGCGTGACGATCAGATTCTTCGGACCGGCTCGAGATTCGGCCGGTGCTGATTCGAACGATGTAACGATTGACGACGGGCAATGCGCCGGCGACCTTCTCGCGAAGCTCCAGGAGCAATATCCCGCGATCGCGGCGCTGGGAGGCGTCCGGCTCGCCGTGAATCGGAAATACGCGGCCGCGAACCAACGGCTGCAGGACGGCGACGAAATCGCGGTGATTCCGCCAGTGTCTGGAGGTTGACATTGGGATCCATTGTGCTGAATCAAAGTCCGATCGATCTCCGTGCGACCGTCGATGGCCTGTCCCGTGAGGGCACCGGCGCCGTGGCGACTTTCGAAGGAATCGTACGACCGGAGACTCGTAACGGCGTCGCGCTGGTCGCACTCTACTATCATGCTTACGAAGAGATGGCGGCGGAGCAGATGCAGAACATTCGAAGTCAGGCGTGCGCTCGCTTTGATATCGTCGATGCGTCGATTGTGCATCGGCTTGGCCATCTAAAAATTGGTGAAGCGTCCATCGTGGTGGCCGTTTCAGCAGCACACCGGGCACCTGCATTTGATGCCTGTCGTTGGATCGTTGACACAGTCAAATCCGACGTGCCGATCTGGAAGCAGGACCGATGGTCCGACGGAGCGAATTCATGGGTGGAACCGAACTAGCCAGGGGCATCATGCGCTCGTTTGCGACGACGGCCGCCGGCGCATGGCTCGGCGGAATGATTCTGATTGCGATCGTGGCACAGACGACATTCTCCGAGATGCGGGCGACGGGCGTTGAACAGCCCAATGCAATCGCCGGCCGCGTGATGGCGAAAAACTTCGTGCGATTTGACACCGTCCAGTGGGTGTTGGCCGGCACACTCGTTGTTGCCCAGATCGGCCGGATCGCCCTGGGAGAGCGGTCCGGTGTGGAGTGGCTGCGTATGGTCCTGTGCCTCGGCGCGACAGGCGTGCTGGCCTACGGCGCGCTGTATCTTACACCGCAAATCGTCAACATGCAGGCGACCGCGGCTGCGCCGGACCCCGATGCCGCCGTGAGATCTATTTTTGAATCCTTTCATCAGACGAGCGTCAGGCTCGCCAAATTGAATCTGGTGGTCGTGTTCGCGATCGTGCTGAGTCTATCCTGGAATGTCCGGCGCGCGCCGGCCGGAGACATGGCGTGATGCCGAAGCGAACTTTGTCCATGTCGAGGAAAAAGGCGCCGCGAAATCCGGAGCCTCCGAGATCCTCGCCTTCGTGCGATGTCAGCGCCATTCGCACGCGCGCCAATCGTGTGATTTCGCTGTTGAAGCCGCTTTATCCTC contains:
- a CDS encoding phosphotransferase — encoded protein: MSRQREKFQPDELAEVLKHYEIGKFTEVTEFARGSHAAPKLILTTDRGKFLLKRRPQSDMDPFRVAFSHSLQRYLVSKNFPLPHLIGTRDENNSMLKLDRRIYEMYEFIDGEHYNQSWIATYEAGKTLALYHSLVEHFHSEFEPPKGHFHDSKMVYDSFRQMGELMIQRPALAGRGRELIALLKDLKRAYNRAARAANRLGVSNWKPQIVHSDWHPGNLLFQGDHVVAVIDHDSARIRPRAMDVANGCLQFSMVTGGRDLSTWEARTDIVRAKRFLRGYDETNVLSKAELSTLPHLMQEVLIAQAVPPILRTGTFAGLEGFEFLKVVLAKMEWLRENDSFIDLDSEDA
- a CDS encoding MoaD/ThiS family protein translates to MTQLEGRRTIRVTIRFFGPARDSAGADSNDVTIDDGQCAGDLLAKLQEQYPAIAALGGVRLAVNRKYAAANQRLQDGDEIAVIPPVSGG
- a CDS encoding molybdenum cofactor biosynthesis protein MoaE → MGSIVLNQSPIDLRATVDGLSREGTGAVATFEGIVRPETRNGVALVALYYHAYEEMAAEQMQNIRSQACARFDIVDASIVHRLGHLKIGEASIVVAVSAAHRAPAFDACRWIVDTVKSDVPIWKQDRWSDGANSWVEPN
- a CDS encoding DUF4149 domain-containing protein, whose protein sequence is MGGTELARGIMRSFATTAAGAWLGGMILIAIVAQTTFSEMRATGVEQPNAIAGRVMAKNFVRFDTVQWVLAGTLVVAQIGRIALGERSGVEWLRMVLCLGATGVLAYGALYLTPQIVNMQATAAAPDPDAAVRSIFESFHQTSVRLAKLNLVVVFAIVLSLSWNVRRAPAGDMA